The genomic interval GATACCTGCTGGAACATGGCACAATGTAATCAATACAGGTAATATCCCGCTAAAACTTTACTCAATATATGCTCCTCCCAACCATCCGTTTGGTACTGTTCATAGGACTAAAGCAGACGCAATGGCTGCAGAAGAAGGCTATGGTAACGAAAATGGAAATACAGTAGTTTTTGGAAGGACTCCAGATGAATGGATAAGATATACGGAATTTTTGGTAAAAGAAGGCTTGGAAGACGTTAAAAAAGGAATTAATATGACACACATTCTTCAAGAATTTATTCTAATGGGAGTTCTTGTAGGGAAAGGGTATTCTCCTGAGAAAGCATATGAAACAGTTGAAGAATGGGAACGTACAGGAGAATCCAAACTTCTACAGAAAAGCAAAAAGATGCAGAATTAGAGTAAAATCATATAGTTAAAAGAAAAAATCCTCTTGATAAAAGATTTACTTAACCTTTGCTAACTTTAGGTTCTACTAGTTAACAATACAAAAGGAGTATGATTCCATTAATAATCATACTCCTTTTTCTGTATTTAAAACTACTGAAAAAAGGATTCCATTAGAAAAATTATTAATGATGTAAATTGACATAATTACACCTTAATCTAAAAAGTTCTTGCAAGACCTCTTTCAAATGCTGCAAGATGACTCAAAGAGGCGTTACGAAGTTGTGAAAAAACCGTTCTCATATCGTTAGGGATATCAAGTGATAAAAATCTTTCATACATAGAAATATTGTCTATTTCTCCTTGAACGCCAGCAGCATATGCTGCCTTAATGTTTTCTGGAGTTAAAACGAATGACTGCGATATATCTACAGGTAAAGGTACTTGATAACGTTCAAAAAGAGGCAACAACGCATTTATATGTCTCATTTCGGCTTCTTTTATTTGTGCAAATGTACGAATATATCCAAAAGTTCCTAGAATATTATCATATCTTGCTTGTGCCAAGTATTCGTCTTGAAGGGCATAAGTCAGCATTTGAGGTACGGACAATGTGGAAGCACTTAATGCTCCTTTAGCACCGTAATTTTCAACTTGCCGATTAGTGTGTGTTACCTTTGATTTTAAAAAAAACAAAAACCATACAGCGTGATTTTGTTCATCTGCTGCTGCACGACGAAATCTATCTTTAATAGAAGCATCCTGTGCCTTATCTGCGATATCTAAATAAAAATCAACGGCTTCTTGTTCATCTTTAAAGGCAAATTCGATTCCTGCTCTGTACTTAGCTGGACATTCCTCACTGATTTTAAAAGTTGGCTGCCTACCTGTTAGATTTGTATAAATTTTACTGAACTCTTCAAGATGACGCCTTTCATCTTTTTGTATCTCAAGTATTTTGTTCCTTTCATCCTGTGTAGGTGCTAGTTTGGCTAACTTTTCATAACAAGCAACAGCACTATACTCTGCATTAATTGCTTTCTGAATATCATTTACAAGTTGAGTGTCATTTGTTGTACGATAATAGTCATTATAATAAACACCATAATTATAGAAATTATGATTTGAATACATGATTGTCCTCCTTCTGCATAACTGTCAACGTATCTTATGCCTTATACATAGGTAGGTGTGCAAGGTCAATTATCGGAGGAATAGTAAGTTAGAGAAATTGGAGGGGTTCTTACCACTTTTGTTCATTTATGCTTGGATTAAATCTGGAGCATAATGAAACCTGCTGTAAAGTTCCATGTTAATTTGTTGGTGGATACAGAAACCATGCTCATCCACAAACAAGTATTCGGTAAATTTCCGACACGACTCAAATATTAGGTAGGTTTTAGTATGATAAAGTAATTAAACATATAGTGATAATCTGATTAACTTCGATAATGATATCCGACAACAGAAGTATATTCTATACGTGAGATTAGAGGGGAAATCTCACTGCTGCTTTTGTTATGTTGTTTCTGATTAGCTAAAGTTTCAAAAGGTACACTTTTTGGAACACATATCATGAAACGGTTGAATAACGGTTTGGATAGTCTCGTATGGTGTCTAATCTACTTTTGAAACGTATCATATTTGTTGTTGACCTTTTGATACACATTCGGTAAGATATGAATATCAGATATCAAAGGTGGATAAACATGGATAACAAAGAGTTTGGATATGTACGAGTAAGTAGTAAAGACCAAAACGAAGCACGACAACTGGATAGTATGTATGCTCTTGGAATTGATGAGCGTGATATTCATATCGACAAGCAAAGCGGTAAAGACTTCAATAGACCTCAATACCAAGCTTTGAAATTGCGTTTGCGAAAAGGAGATACACTATACATTCACTCTTTAGATAGACTTGGACGAAACAAAGAGATGATTCTAAACGAGTGGAAAGACATCACACAGAACATCAAAGCACATATTGTTGTAGTTGATATGCTTTTACTGGATACACGAAAGTACAATGATTCAATCGGTTCATTTGTATCTGACTTGGTATTACAAATATTATCATGGGTTGCTGAGGAAGAGAGAATTAAGATTCAGACTCGCCAAGCGGAGGGCATAGCTTCAGCAAAGGCACAAGGTAAACACCTAGGAAGACCTAAAACATCTATTACATCTGAATTTGAGCAGGCTTATAAACAATGGAAAGCAGGAGAAATCACTGCGGTTGAAGCAATGAAGAAATCAAATATGACTAAGGCAACATTCTATCGCAAGGTTAAGGAATATGAAGCTAGCTAAAAAGACTCCTAAGCCGAGAAGACTCTTTTCTTTTGTTGATGGAATGGGGGCGGTAATTCCCACAAATTACCTAGGTGGGTTCTGAGGAATAAGGATAGGTAGGGACAAATCTGCACCACGATTTTCTTCGATTCCTTCCATTCGAAATGGGTGTCTTGCAAAGCAGCATGAGGATTTCAGAAAGGGAAGACTAAGAAAGCATTCTAAGCAACAAGTGAAACATGCTTTGAAATTGCTTGAGAATCATACATACAAGGAAGTTGAAGATATGACAGGGATTAATAAGAGAACTCTAATCAGAAGGAAAAATGAGTTAGAAGCTAAGCAATTACAAGGGACTCTCTAGGGGTCTCTTTTTATATTCAGTAGATGATATGGGGGTACAAAAGCACGTTTTTACGGAACTTTTTCAGCGGTTTCGTCCTAGGTTACTACATATCGTCACCACAAAATTTTGCGATTCTTTCCATGCGACACTTATTAATAGTCCAAAAATATACCACATTTTGAATGTATTGTTATGTAGTATATTCCCATATCACCTTAACCATACTTTAAGAGTTAAATGAGAGTAGTGTTTATGGTGCTGCTTTTTTCTGTATCGTTATGGTATCATTTTCCTATACAAAGTTAAAAGGAGTACTTTACTTATGAAGATTACATTAGTAAGTTGTACTAAATTAAATATCTAATTATTCTTACGGTGCAAAGGAGATATATCGAGAATCAATATATAGATTAGAGGAGGCTTGTTGCTGTGGATGAATTAATTAAAGATATTATATATTCTTCTATCAAAAATCTTTTTCAAAATCAACCAGATATTTTTGTTAATACTAGATATACAAATTTTACAGAATGGAATTTAAGTTATCATTTGTCTAACGAAATTGCAAAGTATATTTTTTGGTTAAATGTTGATTTAGATGTAACAAAACGTAATTACAATAATAGGAGACCAGATATTATTTTTCATAAGAGAAGGACGAATTCTTTGAATTACTTAGTAGTTGAATTGAAAAAATCAAAAAAAGATAATCAATCTGATATATGTAAACTAAAAGAGGATTGGATGAGAGAACCTTTAAATTATAGGTACGGAGCATATATTAATATTTGGGGGAAAGATAATTTCAAAGCAATAGTTTTAATAAACGGGGAAGGACAGGAAGTAAATGACTCTTGTCAGTACATACCTGTACCAAGTCCGAGTAAGATATTGCTAACTGAATATAAAATCTTCACAAGCAATATAATTCAAAAAAAAATGAAAGCTAATTTACTAGATAACCTAATACTTGAAACCTATGAAAGACGGTCATTAAATTATAAAAAATAAATGCAATTGTCAAATTGAAGTTTAAAGATTAATGAAATTAGTAGATTAACAAAGTTTAAGCCCAAATTCAATTTAGACATTACAATAAGTGGAAATAGACTGGAGGGAGAAGGTTAAAAAATGGAACAAGCAAATAGTATATCCATTTTTAATAAGGTGATAGAACACTACAGTAATGAAAAGGATGTTTGGTTTCGAGGACAAGGTGCTAAATATGAAGAAATTACTTCCAGCATTGCAAGAGATAAAGGGTATTTAAACTATGAATTTGCTCTTTATGCTGAGTCTATAGAAATGAAACAGAATGAATTTGAACCACTGTCAAAACCAATTCAACGTTTAGCAAAACTTCAGCATTATGGTATCCCAACTAGACTAATTGATGTTACAACTGAGCCACTCATTGCACTGTTCTTTGCTGTGCAAGACACCAAGAAAGATGATGGATATGTTTATCTATACTCACAAAAGTCTCATGAAATGAATAGTAAACAAATCAATTTACTCTCTCTTTTAGCAACCCTTAAAGATTATGACATTGGAAATATTCAACAACAATATAAGTGTTATTTTTATGAATCGATTTCTAAAGAAGAAATTTTAAATTTGGCAGAGGAAACTATTTTTGTTAAACCTTTGGATGAGTTAAAGGAACTAAATCCTCGATTATACAATCAAAAAGGAACGTTTGCTATTTGCGGAAATATAGTTGAAGGAGAAAAAATCCTTCGTCAATTAAAAACACTAGATACTATTGAACCAATTGCCATTGTTAAAATTCCCTACGAATATAAAGCTTCTGTAAAGCGTGAATTAGATGAAAAATATGGAATAAACGAGACCTTTATATATCCAGAGTTGCCATCAGTAGCTGAATATATAAAAGAAAAATACAAATATATTAATTTTTCTAGTGAAGGTATGTATTCAGTAATTGAAGAGTCAGATATCCCTCACCCTAACGCATCTCGTGTTTCATTAGTTATCGTATTAAATGAACCACTGAATATTGATGAAATAAAGAAAATAGTAGTTGGTATATTAGAAGAAAAATCAGATAATGATGTAGTTTGGATTTATGTAGCTAAAAATGGTAGCGATTATATCATGCGGAATTGGATTTTAACTGGACAATGGATAAATAATTCTTTGGATGATAAGTATAAACCCATTGCAATTGGAGAAATGGACGAAAAGGGGTTTTACTGGAATGTGGCAAATGATTATAGTGTACTGAGTGATTATTATGAAGAAAATGTTTTTATTGACGATAAGATATTGTTTATTAAAAATCATGGTTTATACGAGGCGATTTTTCCCCTATACAACCTATTACGAAGCTTGTTTATATCTCAGAAGATTGATTTGTTTGATAAAGAAGTATCAAACAATGCTGAATTAATAAACGAGTGTTTTATGAACTTTGGTGATTTTGGTCACTCAAAAGATAAGTACTTAGATGATTTTCTTCATAAATATCAAGAATTTATAGCAATATTTGACAATATACCATTATGGGTCAAAAGGGAAGATTTAAGCAGTGAGGCTTTGAATTACCAGATTTCAAGATGCTTTCAAGAAGCGGATGAGATAGTTAAAACTATTCAATCGGAAGGTGAGATTTGGAGAGAAAAACTAAATATTAAACAAAGAGATATTGAAAATGCCAAAAAATACTCACACAATTCACCTTTTTAACTCGTTGGGGACGATTATAAAGGAATTAATACAAGAATAGTCCATTTCATTATTAGACTATAGTTAAAGCATTTACTTGGTTACGAAAGGAGAACATATGTCAGGGATTAAATTTCATTCTGAGCATGACATGGCTAGTGGTTGGGAACTGAGAAAGATAGTAGAAATGGTTGAAAATAAAGCTATTGATTCTGAATGGGGTATAACAGATTTATTAGACTTTCATAATGTTTTGAAATACATAAACATTAAAAAGTTTAGTAACCATATTGTACAAAAGACAAGTATTGATATAAAAACTTTTGAGAAGAAAATTAAGCAAAAAATCGGCATCTTCGTAGGCTGTCATAAGGATAACTTCATCAATCTATATGATGAAATTGACTTTGATAACACAGAAGACTTCTTTGAAGTTCTTGAAAGTTACAAGTTATTATATCAAAGAATTGAAATTGATGATTTTAGACGATTTCTTGAAAAGGAAAATGTACACATTTATACAGTACTCAAGTTTAAGAGACTGACTGAGTACTTTAATGAAGCAGTTAAAAGCGTTTTATTATCTGACTCTAGGAATGCAGAAACAATTTTGTCAAAGTATTTAAAAGAGAATGATTTATATTTGCCACCATCTTTAAATGAAACAGATATATTAAGTTTGATTGATGAATATATAGACTCACCGCTAGTTCATATAAATGTATTGAGAAAAATCATAAATTTCCCACCAAATAAGGGGTTAAGTATACCCGATAAAATCAAGTTGCATGCCAAGAGGAAAGCAGAAAAAGAGGAAGAAAAAATCTTTAATAACGATACAGGTATTGAATCGGGAGTAACGATTTCTTATCCGAACGACCAAGATGAAGCAATATTATTTACTATGGATGGTAGTACTGCAGACATCAAGGTAAGTCGAAAGTGGATAGAAGAAAATACTGATTTTCCTACACTTTGGAATAATTTTATTTATCTATTTAGATTTGTTGATGATAATATGAGATTAGAATTCGATTCAAAAAAAAGTGAAAGCTCTGCTCTAGAGTCAGTAATTAGACCACAAGCAGAACATTTGTATTACCAATCATTCTCTTTTTACTTCAAAGAAATGTTGTCTAATGCTGAAATACATAGTTATTTTAGTGTGTTAAATATTCTTGGTGTAAGATTGGAAGAAATGATTGAATGGTTTTTTGATTATTATTTGAAAGAAGAATTTCAAATTAATGATTTTATAGTTAAAATGCCGTCGAGTGAAGCATCATATTTCGAAAAGTGTAGAACTATTCTCCCTGAGATAGATAGAGTTTTTAAACAGTATAATACTTTGATTGAAGATGGAGTGATAGACCAAGAATTAATTCAAATGTCATCTTCAAGTTTTAAAATTAAAGATATTAAGTCGTTTAATAAAATGAAGTATGTTTACTCTTCTAGTGACTGGTATAAAACAGCTTCATTCTTATTGTTTTCTGACCAGAGTAGCATATTCTATTTACCAAATAAAGATGAGAGATATGAGAATTTTTTCCAATTAATAATTTCTGAAAAGTTAACCAGAAGCGATTTTCAAGCGTATCAATTGAATACAATGCAATGGTTATTTGATAATGACTTAATCTGTGAAAGTAACATGGGACACATTCAGTTTGTTGACCAGAGAGTCATATATGTTCTAAAGGAACTGTATTATAGAGAAGTAATGAGTTATTGGCATTATTCTGAGGATTTACAATTATTGATAGAAGAGTTAAATAGTCGCAATCTTGTTGATTTTGAAACCAGCCTGTTTTCAAGAAATGAACAAGATTATTTTGATTATTATCTTAATAAATCAAAATTTACCAATGGTCATGATATTCGAAACAAGTACTTACATGGAACAAATACTAATGATGAGAAACAATACGAGATAGATTACTACTTGATTCTTAAACTGTTTGTCATATTAGTCATTAAAATAAATGATGATTTATGTATTAAAGAGGATAAGTGCCAATAAATGAAATGGCAAAGACCTAAATCATGAAGAGATAGGTTTCTTGATAAAAAATGTTTGATGAATCTAAACCACTTTACAGTTTTCCATCACTACTTTACAATTTAAATTGTAGCTTTATCATGAGAAGTGGTTAGTGCTAATTGAATATAAGTAAAACATGATTATATAAGGGTTTTCAGCATCTGTAGCAGCTATGTTCTTAACAACTGAAGCTGTTATTGCTGACAAGCCAGAAGACCCTGCACATACCATAATGCCTAATATAGATGATTTTGGGCATTTTATCATTTCAATAGAATTAAAAATCCTATCTTCTTTATGGAAGGTAGGATTTTTTGATGAAAAAACCGTAGTACTTTCCTTAGGGAAATGAATATCAATTGTAAAGACAGACAGGAGTAACTCGCCGTTTTTATGTTAGCAATAACTGAAAAGCATAGGTTTTTTATATCAAAGGAAGTAAGTATTATAAGAGAATAGTAAAAAACTATGAAATTTTAACTATGAATATTACAAATAAAACCATAAGTATACAAAAAAAGTTTATAATAATTAAAGATGATTAAATATGGGGGTTATATTATGCAAAAGTGGATTGGTAAAAGACCTACAATGGGTCAAAAAGCACTGGTTTCAAAGTATGATAAATTATTAATGCAAGCACAAAATACAATCTTAAATCCGACTGAAAAAATTCTAAAAGTTATAGAGGCAGAATGTGATAAAAAAAGTGGTCGTGAACTAGATGGAGTTTTTATTTTAACGACGGAATCTGTTTTATTTATTTCTAAACGTGAACACATGGTTTATAAATATTCACAAATTAGTGATATTGATGTTCGTACCGACGGAAAAGACAAAAATGAGTGGCAGATAACACTTCAGATTGGTCGGTCAAGACGAACATTTGATGATATTAAGAAAAATGATGATAGCCAAGAATTTATTGAAATTTTAGAACATATGATTACAAATCAATCTCAAAAGATTATTACAACTGTTACTCATGATTTTGATTATTTCCTACATGCTGAAACGTTAGAAAATTTACGAAATCGTGAAATTAAAATTACATCATTTCTTATGAAGCGAGATGATATGGGGCATACAAAAAATGGCGAGAGATTATTGCGTGAAAAGCATAAAGATGCTGAACTAATTGTTGAAGGTTTCTATCAAGATAAACAGAAAAAGGGTAACTTTATTGTAGTTGATAATAATGTACTACTATATGAATATGATAATAAGGAACGAAAGGCTAAACAAATTAACAAATGGTCTTATAACTTCTTTACTAATGCAGTTATTGACCACTTTGCAATTAAAACAGTAATTAGTAATGATGAAGGCAAACTAGTACTAAATAGTTCAGGTAAAGATTTTGCTAATATACTGTCAAAAGTTAATATCCCTTTTAAATTTAAAAAAAGAAAATTGCATCAAAAAATACTTGGCTTCCGAAGTGGAAAGTGGTGGAAAAAGACTATTGCTTCGCTTGTTTATTTATTCACTTTGCTAATGATTATTGCAATAGTTTTTGGAGAAGAACCTACGGAAACTGACTCTATTAAATCAACTACTGAGGTATCTGATTCTGAATCAGAGAAGGCTGAAGAAGAGGCTCGTTTAGCAGAGGAACAGCGTAAACAAGAAGAAGAGGCTCGTTTAGCAGAGGAACAGCGTAAACAAGAAGAAGAGGCTAGATTAGCAGAGGAACAGCGTAAACAAGAAGAAGAGGCTCGTTTAGCAGAGGAACAGCGTAAACAAGAAGAAGAGGCTCGTTTAGCAGAGGAACAGCGTAAACAAGAAGAAGAAGCTAGATTAGCAGAGGAACAGGAACAACAGACTAATGTATTTTATAAAAACTGTTCTCAAGCAAAGGCGGCAGGTGCTGCACCAATTCATAAAGGCGAGCCAGGATACGCCAAACACCTTGACAGAGATGGAGATGGAGTTGG from Metabacillus sediminilitoris carries:
- a CDS encoding ferritin family protein; this encodes MYSNHNFYNYGVYYNDYYRTTNDTQLVNDIQKAINAEYSAVACYEKLAKLAPTQDERNKILEIQKDERRHLEEFSKIYTNLTGRQPTFKISEECPAKYRAGIEFAFKDEQEAVDFYLDIADKAQDASIKDRFRRAAADEQNHAVWFLFFLKSKVTHTNRQVENYGAKGALSASTLSVPQMLTYALQDEYLAQARYDNILGTFGYIRTFAQIKEAEMRHINALLPLFERYQVPLPVDISQSFVLTPENIKAAYAAGVQGEIDNISMYERFLSLDIPNDMRTVFSQLRNASLSHLAAFERGLARTF
- a CDS encoding recombinase family protein codes for the protein MDNKEFGYVRVSSKDQNEARQLDSMYALGIDERDIHIDKQSGKDFNRPQYQALKLRLRKGDTLYIHSLDRLGRNKEMILNEWKDITQNIKAHIVVVDMLLLDTRKYNDSIGSFVSDLVLQILSWVAEEERIKIQTRQAEGIASAKAQGKHLGRPKTSITSEFEQAYKQWKAGEITAVEAMKKSNMTKATFYRKVKEYEAS
- a CDS encoding FRG domain-containing protein — encoded protein: MEQANSISIFNKVIEHYSNEKDVWFRGQGAKYEEITSSIARDKGYLNYEFALYAESIEMKQNEFEPLSKPIQRLAKLQHYGIPTRLIDVTTEPLIALFFAVQDTKKDDGYVYLYSQKSHEMNSKQINLLSLLATLKDYDIGNIQQQYKCYFYESISKEEILNLAEETIFVKPLDELKELNPRLYNQKGTFAICGNIVEGEKILRQLKTLDTIEPIAIVKIPYEYKASVKRELDEKYGINETFIYPELPSVAEYIKEKYKYINFSSEGMYSVIEESDIPHPNASRVSLVIVLNEPLNIDEIKKIVVGILEEKSDNDVVWIYVAKNGSDYIMRNWILTGQWINNSLDDKYKPIAIGEMDEKGFYWNVANDYSVLSDYYEENVFIDDKILFIKNHGLYEAIFPLYNLLRSLFISQKIDLFDKEVSNNAELINECFMNFGDFGHSKDKYLDDFLHKYQEFIAIFDNIPLWVKREDLSSEALNYQISRCFQEADEIVKTIQSEGEIWREKLNIKQRDIENAKKYSHNSPF
- a CDS encoding excalibur calcium-binding domain-containing protein, whose translation is MQKWIGKRPTMGQKALVSKYDKLLMQAQNTILNPTEKILKVIEAECDKKSGRELDGVFILTTESVLFISKREHMVYKYSQISDIDVRTDGKDKNEWQITLQIGRSRRTFDDIKKNDDSQEFIEILEHMITNQSQKIITTVTHDFDYFLHAETLENLRNREIKITSFLMKRDDMGHTKNGERLLREKHKDAELIVEGFYQDKQKKGNFIVVDNNVLLYEYDNKERKAKQINKWSYNFFTNAVIDHFAIKTVISNDEGKLVLNSSGKDFANILSKVNIPFKFKKRKLHQKILGFRSGKWWKKTIASLVYLFTLLMIIAIVFGEEPTETDSIKSTTEVSDSESEKAEEEARLAEEQRKQEEEARLAEEQRKQEEEARLAEEQRKQEEEARLAEEQRKQEEEARLAEEQRKQEEEARLAEEQEQQTNVFYKNCSQAKAAGAAPIHKGEPGYAKHLDRDGDGVGCDS